In one Nitrososphaera viennensis EN76 genomic region, the following are encoded:
- a CDS encoding ABC transporter permease, whose product MSGRSSSSSPSAAAAAAAAISRSQMLREFRRSKSGLAGVGILLGLILMTIYSAVAIPLDSYRQWNNPNFWIDLPKSAAPAWTNIGFGPKVPEHFVLHARDATISTSGVGSSRTVTYSYTVNFNYDSYPSDFMLLYSARYGSTQPALQADVLRPDGREFRIYFAPLPPASQSTGSGASNEFSGRVFSTDSGIAENLRGYTDAFAYRQDLSRPQMMIFADTQENHALKGTYVIRQTFYLFGPDDTITDSGVILGGKVYGLMGTDELRRDLATGILWAAPVALFIGLTVSIASILIGLVYGVVAGYKGRRTDEGLMRINDIFYSLPTLPLLVILSVTIGRSIFLITGFLVIFGWVGMAKISRSLALQLKNLQYVEAAKLMGQSDAKIIFRHIIPQLLPLTFASIAIAVPSAILGEAALSFLGLGDPSIPTWGQILHDANSAGAAVRGLWWWIVPPGLMIAVTGLAFALIGNALDSIVNPRAKRMQ is encoded by the coding sequence ATGAGCGGCAGATCATCATCGTCGTCTCCTTCTGCAGCGGCTGCTGCCGCTGCCGCGATTTCAAGGTCCCAGATGCTCAGGGAGTTCCGGCGCTCAAAGAGCGGCCTGGCCGGCGTGGGCATACTGTTGGGCCTTATCTTAATGACGATATACTCGGCAGTCGCAATACCGCTGGACTCGTACCGGCAGTGGAACAACCCCAACTTTTGGATAGATCTGCCCAAGTCGGCCGCGCCGGCGTGGACAAACATCGGGTTTGGCCCAAAGGTGCCGGAGCACTTTGTGCTGCATGCCAGGGACGCTACCATATCCACTTCTGGTGTTGGCAGTAGCCGGACGGTGACGTACTCGTACACCGTGAATTTCAACTATGATTCCTACCCGAGCGACTTTATGCTGCTGTACTCTGCCAGGTACGGAAGCACGCAGCCGGCGCTGCAGGCAGACGTGCTCAGGCCCGACGGCAGGGAATTTCGGATCTACTTTGCGCCGCTCCCGCCTGCGTCCCAGAGTACGGGCAGTGGCGCCAGCAACGAGTTTTCCGGCAGGGTCTTTTCCACCGACAGCGGGATAGCCGAGAACCTGCGCGGCTACACGGACGCTTTTGCATACAGGCAGGACCTGTCGAGGCCGCAGATGATGATATTTGCAGACACCCAGGAAAACCACGCGCTAAAAGGCACGTACGTCATTCGCCAGACGTTCTACCTCTTTGGCCCGGACGACACAATCACGGATTCAGGCGTCATACTCGGGGGCAAGGTGTACGGCCTGATGGGCACCGACGAATTGCGCCGCGACCTTGCGACGGGCATCCTGTGGGCCGCGCCGGTGGCGCTCTTTATCGGCCTCACGGTATCTATAGCGTCCATACTCATCGGCCTTGTGTACGGCGTGGTGGCCGGCTACAAGGGCAGGCGGACCGACGAGGGGCTTATGCGCATAAATGACATCTTTTACTCCCTGCCGACGCTGCCGCTGCTAGTCATCCTCTCCGTCACGATAGGGCGCAGCATATTTTTGATAACTGGGTTTCTCGTCATCTTTGGGTGGGTCGGCATGGCCAAGATAAGCAGGAGCCTTGCGCTCCAGCTAAAGAACCTGCAGTACGTCGAGGCCGCAAAACTGATGGGACAGTCTGACGCAAAGATAATCTTCCGGCACATAATCCCGCAGCTCCTGCCGCTGACATTTGCGAGCATCGCCATTGCGGTGCCAAGCGCGATCCTCGGCGAGGCCGCGCTATCTTTTCTGGGCCTTGGCGACCCGTCGATTCCGACGTGGGGCCAGATACTGCACGACGCCAACTCTGCCGGCGCGGCCGTTCGCGGCCTGTGGTGGTGGATAGTGCCGCCGGGCCTCATGATAGCCGTGACTGGCCTTGCATTTGCGCTCATCGGAAACGCGCTTGACTCGATAGTGAACCCGCGCGCAAAAAGGATGCAGTAG
- a CDS encoding translation initiation factor IF-5A, whose protein sequence is MELGALKIGSYIIIDGEPCRIVSYDHSKPGKHGSAKARINAVGVFDGGTHPFVGPVTTRVEVPLIDKRNGQIISKSGETLQIMDLETFEVFETSSVEDEIKDKLQDNVNGREVEYWKVLDRIKIVRVKG, encoded by the coding sequence ATGGAACTTGGCGCATTAAAGATCGGTTCGTACATCATCATTGACGGTGAGCCGTGCAGGATAGTATCGTACGACCACAGCAAGCCCGGAAAGCACGGATCGGCCAAGGCCAGGATAAACGCGGTCGGCGTCTTTGACGGTGGCACCCACCCGTTCGTGGGCCCGGTGACGACAAGGGTCGAGGTACCACTGATTGACAAGCGCAACGGCCAGATAATCTCAAAGAGCGGCGAAACGCTCCAGATAATGGACCTTGAGACGTTCGAGGTGTTCGAGACGTCGTCCGTGGAAGACGAGATAAAGGACAAGCTCCAGGACAACGTCAACGGCCGCGAGGTCGAGTACTGGAAGGTGCTTGACAGGATAAAGATCGTCCGCGTAAAGGGCTAG